A DNA window from Iodobacter ciconiae contains the following coding sequences:
- the fliG gene encoding flagellar motor switch protein FliG, which produces MAADLSDEGVRKSALLLMTLGEDVAVEVFKFLGPKEVQKLGFAVAGMGAVKREEIDVLLGEFIASTQNRANLGAADEYIRSVLTKALGTDKAANLLDRILQGNDNNGIESLKWMDSSAVAELIKNEHPQIIATILVHLESDQSSEILSYFVERQRNDVLLRIATLEGVQPVALRELNDVLTQLMSGSDKLKKSAMGGVQMAADILNFMGGVVEASAMASVRDYDPELAQKIQDKMFTFDNILDIDDRGIQLLMREIQSDSLVISLKGTSQALKEKIFKNMSSRAAEMLRDDLEARGPVKLSEVEAEQKEILKIVRRLADEGQIVLGGKGDEGLVE; this is translated from the coding sequence ATGGCTGCTGATTTAAGTGATGAAGGTGTACGTAAAAGCGCATTATTATTGATGACCTTGGGTGAGGATGTTGCCGTTGAGGTTTTTAAGTTTTTGGGTCCCAAGGAGGTACAGAAACTAGGCTTTGCTGTTGCAGGAATGGGGGCGGTAAAGCGTGAAGAAATTGATGTGTTACTTGGGGAGTTTATTGCCTCAACGCAAAATCGCGCCAATCTTGGCGCCGCAGATGAATATATCCGTTCGGTGCTGACTAAAGCTTTGGGCACAGATAAAGCGGCCAATCTGCTCGACCGTATTTTGCAGGGCAATGATAATAACGGAATTGAATCCCTTAAATGGATGGATTCATCTGCGGTAGCCGAGCTCATTAAAAATGAGCACCCGCAAATTATCGCGACGATTCTGGTGCATTTAGAATCTGATCAGTCTTCTGAAATTCTGAGTTATTTTGTTGAGCGCCAGCGTAATGATGTACTGCTGCGGATTGCTACACTGGAAGGTGTGCAGCCTGTCGCGCTTAGAGAATTGAATGATGTTCTGACGCAACTGATGTCTGGCTCCGATAAGCTGAAAAAGAGCGCGATGGGCGGGGTACAAATGGCGGCTGACATTCTTAATTTCATGGGCGGGGTGGTTGAAGCGTCAGCGATGGCCAGTGTGCGGGATTATGATCCGGAGCTGGCACAGAAAATCCAGGACAAAATGTTTACTTTTGACAATATCCTGGATATTGATGATCGGGGTATTCAATTGCTTATGCGTGAAATTCAATCTGATTCACTGGTTATCTCGCTTAAAGGAACCAGCCAGGCGCTCAAGGAAAAGATTTTCAAAAATATGTCTTCGCGGGCGGCTGAAATGTTGCGCGATGATTTAGAAGCACGCGGACCAGTCAAGTTGTCTGAAGTTGAAGCAGAACAAAAAGAAATCCTTAAAATTGTTCGCCGGTTAGCCGATGAAGGCCAGATTGTGCTGGGCGGTAAAGGTGATGAAGGGTTAGTTGAATAA
- a CDS encoding flagellar assembly protein FliH, which translates to MSSLSVIPRGQLSAWEKWELGSLNEAEAEAAALGEESLVPLDQTPDLSLAEDNTGPDAEEDLAPLPTESIDVPDADVAFPTAEEIEAIVQRAQSEGFEAGLEAGRLMAEDETNRLRLVLASVESTLKKAEATLSNEVLDLAVAIARQMVRDELQHAPERLLPLLREVLASLPAARSPSRVFLNPDDLLAVEGMLGGDFPADTWRLLPDSQLETGGCRIETPDSAVDLSLPVRWGNILRVLGRHGRADLGWGESEEHAGPPSSFAAENSESLFELSSAEGVPEPIAAPTVAPALSPEEAVPSGENIAASDSQLSAESGHHD; encoded by the coding sequence ATGAGTAGTCTGAGCGTGATTCCTCGTGGACAATTAAGTGCCTGGGAAAAATGGGAGTTAGGTTCTCTGAATGAGGCCGAGGCAGAAGCCGCTGCTTTAGGGGAAGAAAGCTTGGTACCTTTGGATCAAACTCCGGATTTGTCTTTAGCAGAAGACAACACCGGGCCAGATGCTGAAGAGGACTTGGCACCGCTTCCAACTGAATCGATTGATGTACCTGATGCAGATGTTGCTTTTCCCACAGCAGAAGAAATCGAGGCCATTGTTCAGCGCGCCCAGAGTGAAGGCTTCGAGGCGGGTTTGGAGGCCGGGCGCCTGATGGCTGAGGATGAAACGAATCGTCTGCGCTTAGTTTTGGCTAGTGTTGAAAGCACGCTGAAAAAAGCGGAAGCCACGCTGTCAAATGAAGTGCTTGATTTAGCCGTTGCCATTGCCCGCCAGATGGTAAGGGACGAACTTCAGCATGCGCCAGAGCGCTTGTTACCCCTTTTGCGCGAAGTATTAGCCAGTTTGCCTGCAGCAAGATCCCCATCACGTGTTTTTTTGAATCCTGACGATCTGCTTGCAGTTGAAGGGATGCTGGGTGGAGATTTTCCGGCGGATACCTGGCGCTTATTACCTGATTCGCAGCTGGAAACCGGTGGTTGCCGCATTGAAACGCCCGATTCAGCCGTCGATTTGTCTTTGCCTGTGCGCTGGGGAAACATCCTGCGCGTTCTGGGGCGTCATGGCAGGGCTGATTTGGGCTGGGGGGAGAGCGAAGAGCATGCTGGGCCTCCTTCATCTTTTGCTGCGGAAAATAGCGAGTCTTTGTTTGAATTATCTTCTGCTGAAGGCGTGCCCGAGCCGATTGCAGCACCTACGGTAGCACCGGCTTTATCGCCGGAAGAAGCCGTACCTTCCGGAGAAAATATTGCGGCCTCTGACAGCCAGCTCTCTGCTGAATCCGGGCATCATGACTGA
- the fliI gene encoding flagellar protein export ATPase FliI, which produces MRPWLPRGRLVRVSGLVLEAVGLRLAIGSSCDVMTPSGASVEAVVVGFNEDRLFLMPIAEIYGVEPGAQVVPHEDVEAWVPDYGHPRPLQRRLEDHGRQMPVGWGLLGRVLDGLGRPLDGKGRIEHDNYMPLFARPYNPMTREPVRHVMDVGVRAINAMLTVGRGQRLGLFAGSGVGKSVLLGMMARYTTADVVVVGLIGERGREVKDFIENILGDEGLKRSVVVAAPADTPPLLRLYGAAYATSIAEYFRNQGKHVLLIMDSLTRYAMAQREIALAVGEPPATKGYPASVFARLPQLVERAGNAEEGGGSITAFYTVLSEGDDQQDPIADNARAILDGHFVLSRQLAEAGHYPAIDIEASISRVMNDIISPEEFAVVRRFKYLYSRYQRSRDLISVGAYVPGSDPVLDEAIRRNPSFEAFLQQDIAECERYDGARMKLYQLLM; this is translated from the coding sequence ATGCGCCCGTGGCTGCCGCGTGGGCGCCTGGTCAGAGTCTCGGGTCTGGTACTTGAAGCGGTTGGTCTGCGACTCGCTATTGGTTCGTCTTGTGATGTGATGACACCCAGCGGTGCTTCGGTCGAGGCTGTGGTGGTCGGCTTTAATGAAGATCGTTTATTTCTGATGCCGATTGCCGAAATTTATGGCGTAGAGCCGGGAGCTCAGGTTGTGCCACATGAAGATGTGGAAGCGTGGGTGCCGGACTATGGCCATCCGCGCCCGCTACAGCGCCGTTTGGAAGATCATGGTCGTCAGATGCCGGTGGGCTGGGGTTTATTAGGCCGGGTGCTGGATGGTTTAGGACGGCCTCTCGATGGTAAAGGCCGGATTGAGCACGACAATTATATGCCGCTATTTGCACGCCCTTATAACCCGATGACACGTGAGCCGGTTCGCCATGTGATGGATGTGGGCGTGCGGGCGATTAATGCCATGCTGACTGTTGGACGCGGCCAGCGTTTGGGATTATTTGCAGGCTCTGGTGTGGGTAAGTCGGTATTGCTGGGCATGATGGCACGTTACACCACTGCCGATGTGGTTGTGGTGGGTCTGATTGGTGAGCGTGGCCGGGAAGTGAAAGATTTTATTGAAAATATTCTGGGTGATGAGGGCTTAAAGCGCTCGGTCGTGGTGGCTGCACCTGCAGATACGCCACCTTTGCTGCGTTTATATGGTGCAGCTTACGCAACTTCAATTGCTGAGTATTTTAGAAATCAGGGCAAGCATGTGTTGCTGATTATGGATTCACTGACACGCTACGCTATGGCGCAGCGCGAAATTGCCCTGGCCGTGGGCGAGCCGCCTGCCACTAAAGGCTATCCGGCATCGGTATTTGCCCGTTTGCCACAATTGGTCGAGCGTGCAGGTAATGCTGAAGAGGGTGGGGGATCGATTACCGCTTTTTATACTGTTTTATCCGAAGGGGATGATCAGCAGGACCCGATTGCCGATAATGCCCGGGCGATTCTGGATGGTCACTTTGTGCTGAGTCGTCAGCTGGCCGAGGCAGGGCATTACCCTGCGATTGATATCGAAGCCTCAATCAGCCGGGTGATGAACGATATTATTTCGCCGGAAGAATTCGCTGTGGTCCGGCGTTTCAAATATCTTTATTCCCGCTATCAGCGCAGCCGTGATCTGATCAGCGTGGGTGCTTATGTGCCAGGCTCTGATCCTGTGCTGGATGAGGCTATCCGGCGAAACCCAAGCTTTGAAGCTTTTTTGCAGCAGGATATTGCCGAGTGTGAGCGCTATGATGGGGCTAGAATGAAGCTTTATCAGCTCTTGATGTAA